A genomic window from Candidatus Methylomirabilota bacterium includes:
- a CDS encoding isovaleryl-CoA dehydrogenase encodes MATHEVQNQPPPLVDVNLFTTDRALVEALHREGAGWAAAALERFGQRVGSQEVLDWSIQAHRHPPVLQAFDRFGRRRDEVEFHPAWHALLGLGVAQGLHSGPWREPRPGAHVARAAAMMLLNEVEAGVGCPIGMTYAAVPALRRQPELAAEWEPRMLTTIYDARCRPAPEKAGVLLGMAMTEKQGGSDVRANTTRAVPVAGGGPGAEYRLTGHKWFCSAPMCDAFLVLAQAPGGLSCFLLPRFTPDGEKNRFHLQRLKDKLGNRSNASSEVEFDGAWARLVGEEGRGVPTIIEMGNLTRLDCALGSAALVRHAVAQAIHHAAHRSAFQRRLVDQPLMRNVLADLGVESEAATALALRLARAYDRLAEPEEAAFRRLATPVAKYWVTKRAPSAVVEALEVLGGNGYVEESALPRLYREAPLNSIWEGSGNIMCLDVLRAMTRQPETVEAVWAEVRRSLGADRRLDAYAAVLEPELRAARADGEEAEAGARRLVERLALALQGSLLVRHGHPAVADAFCASRLAGDWGRAFGTLPAGADAKAIIDRARP; translated from the coding sequence ATGGCGACCCATGAGGTGCAGAACCAGCCCCCGCCGCTCGTCGACGTCAACCTGTTCACCACTGACCGGGCGCTCGTCGAGGCCCTCCACCGGGAGGGCGCCGGCTGGGCGGCGGCGGCGCTCGAACGCTTCGGGCAGCGCGTGGGCTCTCAGGAGGTGCTCGACTGGAGCATTCAGGCCCACCGGCATCCGCCCGTCCTCCAGGCCTTCGACCGCTTCGGCCGGCGGCGGGACGAGGTGGAGTTCCACCCGGCCTGGCACGCGCTCCTGGGGCTCGGCGTCGCCCAGGGGCTCCACAGTGGCCCCTGGCGCGAGCCCCGGCCGGGCGCCCACGTGGCTCGGGCGGCGGCGATGATGTTGCTGAACGAAGTGGAGGCGGGCGTCGGCTGCCCCATCGGGATGACCTACGCGGCCGTTCCCGCCTTGCGCCGCCAGCCGGAGCTGGCGGCCGAGTGGGAACCCCGGATGCTCACCACGATCTACGACGCCCGTTGCCGGCCGGCGCCCGAGAAGGCGGGAGTGCTCCTCGGCATGGCGATGACGGAGAAGCAGGGCGGCTCGGACGTTCGCGCCAATACCACGCGCGCCGTCCCGGTGGCCGGTGGCGGGCCGGGGGCCGAGTACCGCCTGACGGGTCACAAGTGGTTCTGCTCGGCGCCGATGTGCGACGCCTTCCTGGTCCTGGCCCAGGCCCCGGGCGGACTCTCGTGCTTCCTGCTGCCGCGCTTCACGCCCGACGGCGAGAAGAATCGCTTCCACCTCCAGCGACTCAAGGACAAGCTCGGGAACCGGTCGAACGCCTCCAGCGAAGTCGAGTTCGACGGCGCCTGGGCACGCCTGGTCGGAGAAGAAGGGCGAGGAGTTCCGACGATCATCGAGATGGGCAACCTGACCCGGCTCGACTGCGCCCTCGGCTCGGCCGCCCTGGTCCGGCATGCCGTCGCCCAGGCGATTCACCACGCCGCGCACCGCTCGGCCTTCCAGCGACGCCTCGTGGATCAGCCGCTGATGCGGAACGTGCTCGCCGACCTCGGCGTGGAGTCGGAGGCGGCGACGGCGCTGGCGCTGCGGCTCGCCCGGGCGTATGACCGGCTGGCCGAACCCGAGGAGGCGGCCTTCCGGCGGCTGGCGACCCCCGTCGCGAAATACTGGGTCACCAAGCGCGCCCCGAGCGCCGTGGTCGAGGCGCTGGAGGTCCTCGGCGGAAACGGCTACGTCGAGGAATCGGCCCTGCCCCGGCTCTACCGCGAGGCGCCGCTCAACTCGATCTGGGAGGGCAGCGGGAACATCATGTGTCTCGACGTGCTCAGGGCGATGACGCGGCAGCCGGAGACGGTGGAGGCGGTGTGGGCCGAGGTACGACGGAGCCTCGGGGCCGACCGGCGCCTCGATGCCTACGCGGCCGTGCTGGAGCCCGAGCTGCGGGCCGCCCGGGCCGACGGTGAGGAGGCCGAGGCCGGGGCCCGCCGGCTCGTCGAGCGGCTCGCCCTGGCTCTGCAGGGCTCGCTCCTGGTGCGGCACGGCCACCCGGCGGTGGCGGACGCGTTCTGCGCCTCCCGGCTCGCGGGGGATTGGGGGCGCGCGTTCGGGACGCTGCCCGCCGGGGCCGACGCCAAGGCCATCATCGACCGCGCCCGGCCCTGA
- a CDS encoding carboxymuconolactone decarboxylase family protein, translating to MSEDLKETTRRTAAMLFHSVKGGVGYELWRKFDKELARELSMFFTGKLYSREVLPQRQRELCAVAALTVLGRGPELRAHLHAALNVGATRQEVAEVIFQMVTYGGMPVVVDGLVALREVLIERGEWTD from the coding sequence ATGAGCGAGGATCTGAAGGAGACGACCAGGCGCACGGCGGCGATGCTCTTCCACTCGGTCAAGGGCGGCGTCGGCTACGAGCTGTGGCGGAAGTTCGACAAGGAGCTGGCCCGGGAGCTCTCCATGTTCTTCACCGGGAAGCTCTACAGCCGGGAGGTGCTCCCCCAGCGCCAGCGCGAGCTCTGTGCGGTGGCGGCCCTCACGGTGCTCGGCCGGGGGCCGGAGCTCCGAGCCCACCTCCACGCCGCCCTCAACGTCGGAGCGACGCGCCAGGAGGTGGCCGAGGTGATCTTCCAGATGGTCACCTACGGCGGGATGCCGGTGGTGGTCGACGGCCTGGTGGCGCTTCGCGAGGTGCTGATCGAGCGTGGGGAGTGGACCGACTAA
- a CDS encoding VOC family protein has translation MPYRINHIHLKAPDPRKTAEWYVRALNFRILSDETRVFGDRFIRCASEDGGMFVNISGARTGEHLGPGDATPHHGLEHFGFDSTDIGADIRRLEGFGAKLLEGPIQVPNGPLIAFLRAPDDTRIELIQPVKQAGGAC, from the coding sequence ATGCCATACCGGATCAATCACATCCACCTCAAGGCGCCCGATCCGCGGAAGACCGCGGAGTGGTACGTGCGCGCCCTCAACTTCAGGATCCTCAGCGACGAGACGCGCGTCTTCGGCGACCGTTTCATCCGCTGCGCCAGCGAGGACGGTGGCATGTTCGTCAACATCTCGGGCGCGCGGACCGGTGAGCACCTCGGCCCGGGGGACGCCACCCCGCACCACGGGCTCGAGCACTTCGGCTTCGATTCCACCGACATCGGGGCGGACATCCGGCGGCTGGAAGGCTTCGGGGCCAAGCTCCTCGAGGGGCCCATCCAGGTGCCGAATGGCCCGCTCATCGCATTCCTGCGGGCGCCCGACGACACGCGGATCGAGCTGATCCAGCCGGTCAAGCAGGCCGGCGGCGCGTGCTAG